A section of the Bombus huntii isolate Logan2020A chromosome 5, iyBomHunt1.1, whole genome shotgun sequence genome encodes:
- the LOC126865560 gene encoding uncharacterized protein LOC126865560, whose translation MDGHKSRVFSACFNPRSAHELISGGWDNTIQFWDTRQPYALRRISGVHMCGDGLDISRNGREILSCAWQRENPIQLWDYGSGKLLASLEPDSYPSLLYCGKYVSNMFIACGGTDTNLFRVIDLRSHATLAMIRNLRGGTYSLDIGPINPKHAKKTRTISVVPQLAFCAGKRIFEIDAQPS comes from the exons ATGGACGGTCATAAATCTAGAGTGTTCAGCGCGTGTTTCAACCCCAGATCGGCACATGAGCTGATAAGCGGTGGTTGGGACAATACTATTCAATTTTGGGACACTAGGCAACCATACGCACTCAGGAGAATATCGGGTGTGCATATGTGCGGCGATGGACTCGATATCAGTAGGAATGGAAGAGAG ATTTTGTCGTGCGCGTGGCAAAGAGAGAATCCCATACAATTGTGGGACTACGGTAGCGGAAAGTTGCTTGCTTCCTTGGAACCCGACAGCTATCCTTCCCTGCTCTACTGTGGCAAATACGTGTCGAACATGTTCATCGCTTGCGGTGGCACGGATACCAATCTCTTCAGAGTGATCGACTTGCGATCTCACGCC ACGTTGGCGATGATCAGGAATTTAAGAGGTGGTACGTACAGCTTGGACATTGGCCCGATAAACCCAAAGCACGCAAAGAAAACGAGGACCATCTCCGTCGTACCACAACTTGCGTTCTGTGCTGGCAAGCGGATATTCGAGATAGACGCGCAACCAAGTTGA
- the LOC126865548 gene encoding protein phosphatase Slingshot isoform X5, with the protein MDNLESRRPPSPDSVRTKPRERDETERVIRSTLKEIMMSVDLDEVTSKYIRGRLEEDLDMDLGEFKPFIDQEMLTILGQMDAPTEIFDHVYLGSEWNASNLEELQKNGVRHILNVTREIDNFFPGMFTYLNVRVYDDEKTDLLKHWDDTFKYITKAKKEGSKVLVHCKMGVSRSASVVIAYAMKAYNWDFSQAWKHVKEKRNCIKPNNSFLLQLETYQGILDAMKNKEKLQRSKSDTNLKSPTSTKDQSKKEEKSDNVDNDLQTVSGFELKKTSQRPKSWSPNVKISETMLPSVPLSQSLESIDKTGSSEVTREDLLRSNNQKTSMSQEARNVLMPCGNGQSYSVSQNKIVHLPGPSPDTPTVKNRISKLETQQGQRRKGLVLNLTNQFEAVSSKPSSPSSDSDGGKPLPQSPISELNENGLGMQKPSSEASSTVAVKQSVWDPGEKQSKRTEVGSNSECLVWTASSSDATCTNSCSNAKTNREVSAESECIATTTTTTTTTTTTVYPGTLTRKTKKDGDPFSTHVDRVFDREERQGEPVTRDSPSRQSSWSSYDSAVVLDNNSVHSSWATLPSRNSSWGSYDMRPSDLLGSSGLFPYDKEEIPWHPGTVKRTKQKLEENTSSGTVKRVCTQNSDTEEKDRLPVEEESYNPVLLQHTASPTPRRRDSSPSQEHGLKVDPVRNSPSPIRGIDISPASIRQVGRLSTSAPAPSSLSSDSDLPLSLRSCRSESETSSPCVVNTTQCLSVKQHKMVLENLSNKSIFNKRCLSVDDSPDAECPRSTSGIVKNLKKEFEAKSTKLEKSPENSFENDSPITVCRPKRDVKIRSLPSSPVIPHNESKIQAPSEVKEKEKSSADSTTATQDNLEDRSVRVLVGKYEVKPESRKSSEIQLRVHKDKDWESVDSQHSNKSKIGVEYSRRSAPIMINNHSSTPLFNEAPEAPGRPPVPSAGVVAASKKQQQHGRTHPLARLQVRPRHSSPVYNTM; encoded by the exons GAGATCATGATGTCCGTGGACCTCGACGAGGTAACCTCGAAGTACATTCGAGGTCGTCTCGAGGAAGACCTCGACATGGATCTCGGGGAGTTTAAGCCATTCATCGATCAGGAGATGCTCACCATTCTGGGTCAGATGGACGCGCCGACTGAAATATTTGACCACGTTTATCTAGGAAGCGAGTGGAACGCAAGCAACTTGGAGGAGCTCCAGAAGAATGG TGTCAGGCATATCCTGAACGTAACTCGAGAGATCGACAACTTCTTCCCCGGGATGTTCACGTATTTGAACGTACGCGTGTATGACGACGAAAAGACCGATCTGCTGAAGCACTGGGACGATACGTTCAAATACATCACGAAGGCAAAGAAAGAAGGTTCGAAGGTGCTggtgcactgtaaaatgggaGTGTCAAGATCTGCCTCGGTAGTGATCGCGTACGCGATGAAAGCGTATAACTGGGACTTCTCTCAAGCCTGGAAGCACGTAAAAGAGAAACGGAACTGCATCAAACCTAACAACAGCTTTCTGCTGCAACTGGAGACCTATCAGGGTATACTGGATGCGATGAAAAACAAAGAGAAGCTTCAGAGGTCCAAGTCGGATACGAACTTGAAGTCTCCTACGTCGACGAAAGATCAGTCGAAGAAGGAGGAAAAGTCTGACAACGTGGACAATGATTTGCAAACTGTATCGGGctttgaattaaaaaagacCAGCCAGAGGCCGAAAAGTTGGTCGCCGAATGTGAAAATTAGCGAAACCATGTTGCCTTCTG TTCCCCTTTCGCAGTCCCTCGAAAGCATCGATAAGACAGGAAGTTCGGAAGTGACCAGAGAAGATCTGCTACGTTCCAACAACCAGAAGACCAGTATGTCGCAAGAAGCTCGGAACGTTTTGATGCCATGCGGCAACGGACAATCTTACAGCGTATCTCAAAACAAAATCGTCCACCTACCAGGTCCCTCGCCAGACACTCCGACCGTGAAGAACCGAATTAGCAAGTTAGAAACGCAGCAGGGTCAAAGGAGGAAAGGATTGGTGCTGAACCTGACGAATCAATTCGAAGCAGTCAGCAGCAAGCCGTCTTCTCCGAGTTCTGATTCAGACGGCGGGAAACCGTTGCCACAGAGTCCGATCTCCGAACTGAACGAGAATGGACTCGGTATGCAGAAGCCTTCGTCGGAAGCTTCGTCTACGGTGGCAGTGAAGCAAAGCGTGTGGGATCCCGGCGAGAAGCAAAGCAAGAGAACGGAAGTCGGTAGTAATAGTGAATGTCTAGTCTGGACTGCATCATCGTCCGATGCAACATGTACCAATTCGTGTAGTAACGCTAAGACTAACAGAGAAGTGAGTGCGGAGAGTGAGTGTATCGCGACGACCACGACGAccacgacaacgacaacgacgacagTGTATCCTGGTACGTTAACGCGAAAGACCAAGAAGGACGGTGACCCGTTTAGTACGCACGTTGACCGAGTGTTCGATCGGGAAGAAAGGCAAGGCGAGCCGGTTACGAGAGACTCTCCGAGCCGACAGAGCTCTTGGAGCAGTTACGACAGTGCCGTAGTCCTCGACAACAATTCGGTGCACAGCTCCTGGGCCACGTTACCGTCGAGGAACAGTTCTTGGGGCTCGTACGACATGCGGCCTTCGGATCTGCTCGGATCCAGTGGCCTCTTCCCTTACGACAAGGAGGAGATACCTTGGCACCCAGGCACGGTGAAACGTACCAAGCAAAAGCTCGAGGAGAACACCAGCTCAGGGACGGTGAAACGCGTGTGCACGCAAAATTCCGACACGGAAGAGAAAGACAGATTACCAGTTGAGGAAGAATCGTACAATCCGGTACTTCTTCAGCATACCGCGTCGCCAACGCCACGAAGGAGGGATTCCTCGCCTAGCCAGGAACACGGTTTGAAGGTAGATCCTGTTAGAAATTCTCCAAGTCCTATCAGAGGAATAGACATCTCACCAGCGTCGATTCGTCAAGTTGGAAGACTATCGACGAGCGCTCCGGCGCCATCTTCTCTCTCTTCGGACTCGGACTTACCCCTATCCTTGAGATCCTGCAGGTCAGAGAGCGAAACATCCAGTCCGTGCGTGGTCAACACTACTCAGTGTCTTTCGGTGAAGCAACACAAGATGGTCTTGGAGAACCTGAGTAACAAATCTATATTTAACAAACGTTGTTTGTCGGTAGACGACTCGCCAGACGCCGAGTGTCCGCGAAGTACCTCCGGTATCGTAAAGAATCTCAAGAAAGAATTCGAGGCGAAGTCGACGAAGTTGGAAAAGAGTCCGGAGAACAGCTTCGAGAACGACTCGCCGATTACGGTCTGTCGACCGAAAAGGGACGTAAAGATCAGAAGTTTGCCCTCCTCACCGGTGATTCCCCACAACGAATCGAAGATTCAAGCCCCGTCCGAGGtcaaagagaaagagaagtcGAGCGCCGACTCGACGACGGCTACTCAGGACAACTTGGAAGACAGGTCGGTGAGAGTTTTGGTTGGTAAGTACGAGGTGAAGCCCGAGTCCAGGAAGTCCTCGGAGATCCAGCTGCGTGTGCACAAAGACAAGGATTGGGAGTCGGTGGACTCACAACACAGCAACAAGTCGAAAATTGGTGTAGAATATAGTAGGAGGTCTGCGCCGATCATGATTAACAATCATTCATCTACTCCTCTGTTCAATGAAGCGCCGGAAGCACCTGGTAGGCCACCAGTCCCATCGGCTGGTGTTGTGGCAGCTAGTAAGAAGCAGCAACAGCACGGCAGGACGCATCCTCTTGCCAGGCTGCAGGTCAGGCCTAGGCACAGCAGTCCGGTTTACAACACCatgtaa